Proteins from a single region of Gossypium arboreum isolate Shixiya-1 chromosome 1, ASM2569848v2, whole genome shotgun sequence:
- the LOC108472589 gene encoding uncharacterized protein LOC108472589 — translation MADQSSNPSIILPKPPHPLHQIAETPTHRLLLKQWLKEEELILNRISFKETQIDSVRKEITQLYIFFFLFHSISLLLLFNSSSRDSPVGACHRSWIPSLCSLLCSMGIIWAVRYKTDVEGHLEKLLEREKEDGKLLGKCVEELKKKGVEFDLLKEVDALRRAKSLRVEAKAVRKWSARDFVTLFFFTVSCLVLGLTRVILCS, via the coding sequence ATGGCGGATCAAAGCTCAAACCCATCAATCATTCTGCCAAAACCACCACACCCACTTCACCAAATTGCGGAAACACCAACCCACAGGTTGCTTTTGAAACAATGGCTGAAAGAAGAAGAACTGATTCTCAACAGAATATCCTTTAAGGAGACTCAAATCGACTCCGTCCGTAAAGAAATCACGCAGCTTTacatcttcttcttcctcttccacTCCATTTCTCTTCTCCTCCTCTTCAACTCTTCTTCCCGGGACTCTCCTGTGGGTGCCTGCCACAGGTCTTGGATCCCATCTCTATGTTCTTTACTATGCTCCATGGGGATCATTTGGGCTGTTAGGTATAAAACCGATGTGGAAGGGCACTTGGAGAAGCTGCTGGAAAGGGAAAAAGAGGATGGGAAGCTGTTGGGTAAGTGTGTGGAGGAGTTGAAGAAGAAAGGAGTGGAGTTTGATTTGTTGAAAGAGGTGGATGCTCTTAGAAGGGCTAAGAGTTTGAGGGTGGAAGCCAAGGCTGTGAGGAAATGGTCTGCTAGGGACTTTGTGACATTGTTTTTCTTCACTGTTTCATGCCTGGTTCTAGGGTTGACAAGGGTTATTTTGTGCAGTTAA